A single region of the Gemmata palustris genome encodes:
- a CDS encoding efflux RND transporter permease subunit — protein MISHFFIDRPIFAAVLSIVITLAGAVAVFNLPVAQYPEVTPPTVVVTASYPGANALTVRDTVAAPIEEQVSGVEGMMYMSSQCTNDGTYTLTVTFKLGTNADMAQVLVQNRVSLAQPVIPTLVQREGITVKKQSPSTLMIVNLVSTNDRYRDLELSNYATIEIRDELGRLPGVAGVGYLGQRDYSMRAWLDPEKLAALNLTAADVVNAIGTQNVQVAAGQIGQQPVPKGQQFQLTINTRGRLIEPDEFADIIIKVGQGGPAGAQTSQMTSGATASGTSSSGTSGSSSQSTSTDQAGTAASPTGQSAAVVRLRDVVTPRREIIDETGRKQTVGGVELGAQQYDQSATLDGQPTVALTIYGLPGANALDTASGVYKKMEDLKRRFPEGMDYRIVYDTTPFVRQSVNEVFKTLRDAIILVAIVVLVFLQSWRAALIPLVAVPVAVIGTFAVMAAFKFSLNNLTLFGLVLAIGIVVDDAIVVVENVERWLEKGLEPREAARKAMDEVTGPVIAIALVLTAVFVPAAFITGVTGQFFRQFAVTIAVSTLISAFNSLTLSPALAALLLKPKDAPKDVPTRALDFVLGWFFKLFNKGFGLTTEWYAGGVKWLVRLSFIVLAVYGSLLFLTYREFTHTPTGFVPQQDKGYLLLNVQLPDSASVERTRRVMARIETIAKNTPGVDHTVGISGQSLILNANAPNLGSLYVMLRPFDQRTGDNQTADEIAASIEAQCRKEVRGANVSAFGAPPIEGLGTTGGFKIIIEDRGNLGLADLQRASDQIVADGNATPGLQGLFNSSRFDTPWVYLDIDRTKCAALGLSIDDVFNTLQYNLGSYYVNNFNEFGRNWQVNVQADPMFRDRVRGIGQLQLRNSQGNMVQLRTVMTVRDTSGPVMVQRYNMYAAAAITGNVSPGTSTGQAVPLMEGVAARALPQSMATDWTELTYLQNQAGNTAVYAFVLAVVFVFLVLAAQYESWKLPLAVILVVPMCLLFAVIGVNVGHQDISIFTQIGLIVLVGLACKNAILIVEFAKQRQEDGMSRQEAAVEASRQRLRPILMTSFAFILGVVPLVIAEGAGAEMRRSLGIAVFSGMLGVTLFGIFLTPVFFSTIQSIGWNSKPATERKEPPSDSHAEGENKPPAPFERAKSEPQQPPANTTTPE, from the coding sequence GTGATTTCCCACTTCTTCATCGACCGGCCCATCTTCGCGGCGGTACTGTCGATCGTCATCACGCTCGCGGGGGCCGTGGCCGTATTCAATTTGCCCGTCGCACAGTACCCCGAAGTCACGCCGCCGACAGTGGTCGTCACCGCGTCGTACCCCGGAGCAAACGCTCTGACCGTGCGCGACACCGTCGCCGCCCCGATCGAAGAACAGGTGAGCGGGGTCGAGGGCATGATGTACATGTCCTCGCAATGCACCAACGACGGGACGTATACGCTCACCGTCACGTTCAAGTTGGGCACCAACGCGGACATGGCCCAGGTGCTCGTGCAGAACCGCGTGAGCCTCGCGCAGCCGGTCATTCCCACGCTCGTTCAGCGCGAGGGGATCACGGTCAAGAAGCAGTCGCCGTCCACGCTCATGATCGTGAACCTCGTTTCCACCAACGATCGGTACCGCGATCTCGAGCTGAGCAACTACGCCACGATCGAGATCCGCGATGAACTCGGTCGGCTCCCCGGGGTGGCCGGGGTGGGGTACCTGGGTCAGCGCGACTACAGTATGCGGGCGTGGTTGGACCCAGAGAAACTGGCTGCACTCAACCTGACCGCGGCCGACGTGGTGAACGCGATCGGCACGCAAAACGTGCAGGTCGCAGCGGGGCAAATCGGTCAGCAGCCCGTTCCGAAGGGTCAACAGTTCCAGCTCACGATCAACACCCGCGGGCGGCTCATTGAGCCGGACGAGTTCGCGGACATCATCATCAAGGTGGGCCAGGGCGGACCGGCCGGTGCCCAGACGTCGCAGATGACGAGCGGAGCGACCGCGAGCGGCACCAGTAGTTCCGGCACTTCTGGCAGTTCGTCTCAATCCACTTCAACCGACCAGGCGGGTACCGCGGCTAGCCCCACCGGGCAGTCGGCCGCAGTCGTTCGGCTGCGCGATGTTGTGACTCCGCGGCGCGAAATCATCGACGAAACCGGGCGGAAGCAGACCGTCGGCGGGGTCGAACTCGGCGCACAGCAGTACGACCAGTCCGCGACGCTCGACGGCCAGCCGACGGTGGCGCTCACCATCTACGGCCTGCCTGGAGCGAACGCGCTCGATACGGCCAGCGGCGTGTACAAGAAGATGGAGGACTTGAAGAGGCGGTTCCCGGAGGGGATGGATTACCGCATCGTTTATGACACGACGCCGTTCGTCCGCCAGTCGGTCAACGAGGTGTTCAAAACGCTCCGCGACGCGATCATTCTCGTGGCGATCGTGGTGCTCGTGTTCCTCCAGTCGTGGCGCGCGGCGCTCATTCCGCTCGTAGCGGTTCCGGTCGCCGTGATCGGCACGTTCGCAGTCATGGCCGCGTTCAAGTTCTCGCTCAACAACCTCACGCTGTTCGGTTTGGTGCTGGCGATCGGCATCGTGGTGGATGATGCGATCGTGGTAGTCGAGAACGTCGAGCGCTGGCTCGAGAAGGGGCTGGAGCCGCGCGAGGCCGCGCGCAAGGCGATGGACGAAGTGACCGGCCCGGTCATCGCGATCGCGCTGGTGCTCACGGCCGTGTTCGTCCCCGCCGCGTTCATTACCGGAGTGACGGGGCAGTTCTTCCGCCAGTTCGCGGTGACGATCGCGGTCAGCACGCTGATTTCGGCGTTCAACTCGCTCACCCTCAGCCCGGCACTCGCGGCCCTGTTGTTGAAACCTAAAGACGCGCCGAAGGACGTGCCGACGCGGGCGCTCGACTTCGTACTCGGGTGGTTTTTCAAGCTGTTTAACAAGGGATTCGGCCTGACCACCGAGTGGTACGCGGGCGGGGTCAAGTGGCTGGTGCGCCTAAGCTTCATTGTGCTCGCGGTCTACGGCAGCCTACTCTTCCTGACTTACCGCGAGTTCACCCATACTCCAACGGGGTTCGTGCCCCAACAGGACAAGGGCTACCTGCTCCTCAATGTGCAGCTCCCGGACTCGGCTTCGGTCGAACGCACCCGGCGGGTGATGGCGCGCATCGAGACGATCGCCAAGAACACACCGGGCGTGGACCACACGGTCGGCATTTCCGGTCAGTCGCTCATTCTGAACGCGAACGCCCCGAACCTCGGATCGCTGTACGTCATGCTCAGACCGTTCGACCAGCGAACCGGAGACAACCAGACGGCGGACGAGATCGCGGCATCGATCGAGGCGCAGTGCCGCAAAGAGGTCCGCGGCGCGAACGTATCAGCGTTCGGCGCCCCACCGATCGAGGGGCTGGGAACGACCGGCGGGTTCAAGATCATCATCGAGGACCGCGGGAACCTGGGCCTCGCGGATCTCCAGAGGGCGAGTGACCAGATTGTCGCCGACGGGAACGCGACTCCGGGCCTTCAGGGGCTGTTCAACAGCTCGCGGTTCGACACCCCCTGGGTCTACCTCGACATCGACCGCACCAAGTGCGCCGCTCTCGGGCTGTCGATCGACGACGTGTTCAACACGCTCCAGTACAACCTGGGGTCGTACTACGTGAACAACTTCAACGAGTTCGGCCGGAACTGGCAGGTGAACGTGCAGGCCGATCCGATGTTCCGTGACCGAGTGCGCGGAATCGGGCAGCTCCAGTTGCGTAACTCCCAGGGGAACATGGTGCAACTCCGCACGGTAATGACCGTGCGCGACACGAGCGGACCTGTAATGGTGCAGCGGTACAACATGTACGCCGCCGCCGCGATTACGGGGAACGTCAGCCCGGGCACGAGCACCGGGCAGGCGGTCCCACTCATGGAGGGCGTCGCCGCGCGTGCGCTCCCGCAATCGATGGCGACGGACTGGACCGAGCTGACTTATCTCCAGAACCAGGCTGGCAACACCGCGGTGTACGCATTCGTGCTGGCCGTGGTGTTTGTGTTTTTGGTACTGGCCGCGCAGTACGAGAGCTGGAAACTCCCGCTCGCCGTTATTCTTGTGGTGCCGATGTGTTTGCTGTTCGCCGTCATCGGGGTGAACGTGGGGCATCAGGACATCTCGATCTTCACACAGATCGGGCTAATCGTACTGGTGGGGCTGGCGTGTAAGAACGCGATCCTCATCGTCGAGTTCGCCAAACAGCGCCAGGAAGACGGGATGTCGCGCCAGGAAGCAGCGGTCGAAGCGAGCCGCCAACGGTTGCGGCCCATTCTGATGACGAGCTTCGCGTTCATCCTGGGCGTGGTGCCGCTCGTGATCGCAGAGGGCGCCGGGGCCGAGATGCGGCGCTCGTTGGGGATCGCGGTGTTTAGCGGCATGCTCGGGGTGACGCTTTTCGGGATCTTCCTGACGCCCGTGTTCTTCTCCACTATTCAATCGATCGGCTGGAACTCAAAGCCCGCGACCGAGCGCAAAGAGCCGCCGAGCGATTCGCACGCGGAGGGCGAGAACAAGCCTCCGGCGCCCTTTGAACGCGCGAAATCCGAGCCACAGCAACCGCCTGCAAACACGACAACGCCGGAGTAG